The following are encoded together in the Bacillus alveayuensis genome:
- a CDS encoding mannose-6-phosphate isomerase (product_source=KO:K01809; cath_funfam=2.60.120.10; cog=COG1482; ko=KO:K01809; pfam=PF01238; superfamily=51182) has translation MKHQPIFLKPIFKDRIWGGAALKEQFGYDIPSNTTGECWAISAHPNGQSIVAEGEFKGKTLGELWDDHRELFGNLEGEKFPLLTKILDANKDLSVQVHPDDEYANEHENGEFGKTECWYIIDCKENAEMVYGHNAKSKEELVEMIENGKWNDLLRRVKIKPGDFFYVPSGTIHALCEGTLVLETQQSSDTTYRVYDYDRVDANGNKRELHLEKAIDVTTIPHNDPVLNILTEEKEGVRITTFIEAEYFSVYKWEINGTAALTRNAPFLIVSVIDGEGKVIINDEAYEWKKGDHFIIPAAIKDFIVEGKAEWIVSLPSLINGK, from the coding sequence ATGAAGCACCAACCTATTTTTTTAAAACCTATTTTCAAAGATCGCATTTGGGGCGGAGCAGCGCTTAAAGAACAATTTGGTTATGACATTCCATCAAATACGACAGGAGAGTGCTGGGCGATTTCCGCTCATCCAAATGGACAAAGTATTGTCGCAGAGGGTGAGTTCAAAGGAAAAACACTTGGTGAACTTTGGGATGACCATCGTGAATTGTTTGGCAACCTTGAAGGAGAAAAGTTTCCGTTATTAACGAAAATTTTAGATGCGAATAAAGATTTGTCCGTACAAGTTCACCCGGATGATGAGTATGCCAATGAACATGAAAATGGCGAATTCGGGAAAACAGAGTGTTGGTATATCATTGACTGTAAAGAAAATGCGGAAATGGTTTATGGTCATAACGCGAAAAGCAAGGAAGAGCTTGTTGAAATGATTGAAAACGGCAAGTGGAACGACCTGCTTCGCAGAGTCAAAATAAAACCAGGTGACTTCTTCTATGTCCCAAGCGGAACGATTCATGCACTTTGTGAAGGAACTCTTGTTCTTGAAACACAGCAAAGCTCTGACACAACTTATCGAGTTTACGATTATGATCGCGTTGATGCAAACGGAAACAAGCGTGAGCTCCATCTGGAAAAAGCGATTGATGTCACAACCATTCCCCATAACGATCCAGTGCTAAACATTTTGACAGAAGAAAAAGAAGGTGTACGGATTACAACATTTATCGAAGCTGAATACTTTTCCGTCTATAAATGGGAAATCAATGGAACAGCCGCTTTAACCCGAAATGCCCCGTTTTTAATCGTCAGTGTCATCGATGGAGAAGGAAAAGTCATCATAAACGACGAAGCATATGAATGGAAAAAAGGAGACCATTTTATCATACCAGCTGCCATAAAGGACTTTATTGTAGAAGGAAAAGCCGAATGGATCGTCTCTCTCCCTTCACTGATAAACGGAAAATAA
- a CDS encoding DNA-binding transcriptional LysR family regulator (product_source=COG0583; cath_funfam=1.10.10.10,3.40.190.10; cog=COG0583; pfam=PF00126,PF03466; superfamily=46785,53850), whose protein sequence is MIALIDIKQLKYFSTIVEEGQITRAAKKLHMAQPPLSQSLKQLEETLGITLLDRKGKKLELTEAGKIFYQRTKHFLHQLDEMILEVQETSSGLRGTLSIGCVKSCFYYLPKTLRNFHDKFPNVKIHLREGDTFLISEFLQNRDIEVGIVRLPIGSDEYETIQLPSDPYVAVLPKSWNYERHSIRMRDMKEIPLLLLHRVSGKGQYEMVVNECQHHGFKPTVVCECPDVTILFSLVAAGVGATIVPKSAVSTFQLPNITMLEIEDSSIQAEAAIIFQKNRYLSKSATNFLEMLKSELVHL, encoded by the coding sequence GTGATAGCGTTGATTGATATCAAACAGCTTAAATATTTTTCAACGATTGTTGAAGAAGGACAGATTACACGGGCTGCAAAAAAACTGCATATGGCGCAGCCGCCATTAAGTCAATCCTTGAAACAGTTAGAAGAAACACTCGGGATTACATTGTTAGATAGAAAAGGGAAGAAACTTGAGCTAACGGAAGCTGGGAAAATATTTTATCAAAGGACAAAACATTTCCTTCATCAGTTAGATGAAATGATTCTAGAAGTTCAAGAAACAAGCAGCGGATTAAGAGGCACCCTTTCCATAGGATGTGTTAAATCATGCTTTTATTATTTACCGAAAACGTTACGGAATTTTCACGACAAATTCCCCAATGTTAAAATCCACCTTAGAGAAGGTGATACTTTTCTTATAAGTGAGTTTCTACAAAATAGAGATATTGAAGTAGGAATTGTACGATTACCTATTGGCTCTGATGAATATGAAACAATTCAACTTCCTAGTGATCCATATGTGGCAGTTTTACCAAAATCATGGAATTATGAACGTCACTCTATTCGAATGCGAGATATGAAAGAAATACCCTTGCTCCTTTTACATCGGGTAAGCGGCAAAGGGCAGTATGAAATGGTCGTGAACGAATGTCAACACCATGGATTTAAGCCGACAGTCGTGTGTGAGTGTCCTGATGTCACTATTCTATTTTCTTTAGTTGCAGCAGGTGTAGGTGCAACCATTGTCCCAAAATCAGCAGTCTCAACTTTTCAACTACCGAACATCACAATGCTTGAGATCGAGGATTCGTCTATTCAAGCAGAAGCCGCCATTATTTTTCAAAAAAACCGTTACTTATCGAAAAGTGCTACCAATTTTCTTGAAATGCTAAAATCTGAGTTGGTTCATTTATGA
- a CDS encoding 4-hydroxyphenylacetate 3-monooxygenase (product_source=KO:K00483; cath_funfam=1.10.3140.10,1.20.140.10,2.40.110.10; cog=COG2368; ko=KO:K00483; pfam=PF03241,PF11794; superfamily=47203,56645; tigrfam=TIGR02309): protein MPAKTGKEYKERIKKSKNNIYIHGEKVDDVTEHPAFKNVIDSMARLYDLQYEKPEKMLYTSPTTGEKVGMTYIQPRTKEELIARREAIQEWARTSAGMMGRSPDYLNAEVMAMGVANDLFAEDDPMFAENARKYYEYARENDISLTHTLIHPQVNRSKAQHEQKDANVSLHLVEKNKDGIIVDGIRLLATQGGITDEILVFPSTVKKAGEKDDPYSLAFAIPNNTPGLKFICREAFDYEKSHWDHPLGSRFEEGDAIVSFENVFVPWERVFVCGNSSICNRTFRDTNAVVHMSHQVVSKNVVKTEFLLGVVLSIIDAIGIEQFQHVKDKGTEIMLVLETMRSHLYRAEHNAKLDKWGTMTPDFEALDAARNWYPRIYPRLTEILRILGASGLMAIPTEADFNHEEIGPIVRRAMQGANIDGYERVQLFRLAWDMTMSAFGSRQIHYEYYFFGDPIRMGMVYFDNYEKDYYKNLVREFLGTSKVTSY, encoded by the coding sequence ATGCCAGCAAAAACAGGTAAAGAGTATAAAGAACGGATAAAAAAATCAAAAAACAATATTTACATTCACGGGGAAAAAGTGGACGACGTCACAGAGCATCCGGCCTTTAAAAATGTGATTGATTCGATGGCAAGACTTTACGATCTTCAATATGAAAAGCCAGAAAAAATGCTTTATACTTCACCAACAACTGGAGAAAAAGTTGGGATGACGTATATTCAGCCAAGAACGAAAGAAGAATTAATTGCAAGACGTGAAGCGATACAAGAATGGGCACGTACTTCAGCCGGTATGATGGGGCGTTCTCCTGATTATTTGAACGCAGAAGTAATGGCAATGGGAGTGGCAAACGATCTTTTTGCTGAAGATGACCCGATGTTTGCTGAAAATGCAAGAAAGTATTATGAATATGCCAGAGAAAATGATATTTCTTTAACACATACTTTAATTCATCCGCAAGTCAACCGTTCCAAAGCTCAGCATGAACAAAAGGATGCGAATGTTTCCTTACATCTAGTCGAAAAAAATAAAGATGGAATTATTGTCGATGGGATTCGTTTGTTAGCTACACAAGGCGGTATAACGGATGAAATTTTAGTATTTCCATCAACTGTGAAAAAAGCAGGAGAAAAAGATGATCCTTATTCATTAGCATTTGCTATTCCAAACAATACTCCTGGTTTAAAATTTATTTGTCGTGAAGCCTTTGATTATGAAAAAAGTCATTGGGATCATCCACTAGGTTCTCGATTTGAAGAAGGAGATGCAATCGTTTCTTTTGAAAACGTATTCGTGCCATGGGAACGCGTATTTGTTTGTGGTAATTCATCTATTTGTAATAGAACATTCCGCGACACAAACGCTGTCGTTCATATGTCACACCAAGTTGTATCAAAAAATGTTGTTAAAACCGAATTTCTCCTTGGTGTCGTATTATCCATTATCGATGCAATTGGAATTGAGCAGTTTCAGCATGTAAAAGATAAAGGAACCGAAATAATGCTAGTGCTTGAGACTATGCGCAGTCATCTATATCGAGCGGAGCATAATGCAAAGCTTGATAAATGGGGAACGATGACACCAGACTTCGAGGCGCTTGATGCTGCACGAAATTGGTATCCAAGGATATATCCGCGTTTAACAGAAATTTTACGTATTTTAGGAGCTTCTGGATTAATGGCTATCCCGACAGAAGCAGATTTCAATCATGAAGAAATCGGTCCAATTGTCAGAAGAGCGATGCAAGGAGCAAATATTGATGGATATGAGCGAGTGCAATTATTCCGCTTAGCTTGGGATATGACGATGAGTGCATTTGGAAGTCGTCAAATCCATTATGAATACTATTTCTTTGGCGACCCAATCCGCATGGGCATGGTTTACTTTGATAATTATGAAAAAGATTATTATAAAAACTTGGTTCGTGAATTTTTAGGAACTTCAAAAGTTACAAGTTACTAA
- a CDS encoding flavin reductase (DIM6/NTAB) family NADH-FMN oxidoreductase RutF (product_source=COG1853; cath_funfam=2.30.110.10; cog=COG1853; pfam=PF01613; smart=SM00903; superfamily=50475) gives MDDRTFRNAMGKFATGVTVITTSQNGEVRGMTANAFMSVSLDPKLVLISVGEKAKMNEMIKETGKFTVNILSEDQKEMSMLFAGQLKEDRKVDFDWIDGHPILPNSLASILCDVYDAHIAGDHTLYIGKVTNIHMNDGDPLLFFEGKYRNIANPSNVG, from the coding sequence ATGGATGATCGTACATTTAGAAATGCAATGGGGAAATTTGCAACAGGAGTGACCGTTATTACGACTTCTCAAAATGGAGAAGTACGTGGAATGACCGCAAATGCATTTATGTCTGTATCGTTAGATCCGAAGCTAGTTCTTATTTCTGTTGGTGAAAAGGCTAAAATGAATGAAATGATTAAAGAGACCGGAAAGTTTACGGTCAACATTTTGTCTGAAGATCAGAAGGAAATGTCAATGCTTTTTGCGGGACAGTTAAAGGAAGATCGAAAAGTAGATTTTGATTGGATTGATGGCCATCCAATTTTACCGAACTCGCTAGCAAGCATTTTATGTGATGTATATGATGCGCATATTGCTGGCGACCATACTTTATATATTGGCAAAGTAACAAATATTCATATGAATGATGGAGATCCATTGTTATTCTTTGAAGGAAAATATAGAAATATAGCTAATCCTTCGAATGTGGGGTGA
- a CDS encoding riboflavin kinase/FMN adenylyltransferase (product_source=KO:K11753; cath_funfam=3.40.50.620; cog=COG0196; ko=KO:K11753; pfam=PF06574; superfamily=52374; tigrfam=TIGR00083), translating into MALGFFDGIHLGHRKIIETAKQIAIEKNLTLAVMTFFPHPSQIIQTDKKVCSYLSPLSVKKEIFAELGVEKLFIVNFDMDFAKITHEQFVHQFLKKLMCKHAVAGFDFTFGYKGKGNMQRLEEGGKGLFEVTAVSEMKYKNKKISSTMIRHLLISGMVHEIPYYLGDYYSILGTIHQLSEQTKGAKSFKILINEEYMLPKSGIYDARLVLEGSIYNCMIHISEKTLNILEGAVIGFDDMSSDEIAKIKFIKRLPIKDIKNFFENMQLAI; encoded by the coding sequence ATGGCTCTAGGTTTTTTTGATGGTATCCATTTAGGTCATAGAAAAATTATTGAAACAGCCAAGCAAATTGCAATAGAAAAAAATTTAACACTGGCTGTTATGACGTTTTTTCCACATCCAAGTCAAATTATTCAAACAGATAAGAAAGTGTGTTCATATCTTTCTCCTCTTTCAGTCAAAAAAGAAATTTTTGCTGAATTAGGAGTTGAAAAATTATTCATTGTAAACTTTGATATGGATTTTGCGAAAATAACCCATGAGCAATTTGTGCACCAATTTCTTAAAAAGTTAATGTGCAAACATGCGGTTGCTGGTTTCGACTTTACGTTCGGCTATAAAGGGAAAGGAAATATGCAGAGACTAGAAGAGGGTGGAAAAGGGTTATTTGAAGTCACAGCTGTTTCGGAAATGAAATATAAAAATAAAAAAATAAGCTCTACAATGATTCGCCATTTGCTCATTTCAGGTATGGTACATGAGATTCCTTATTATTTGGGAGATTACTATTCAATATTAGGTACTATTCATCAATTGTCAGAGCAAACTAAGGGGGCAAAATCTTTTAAAATTCTAATAAATGAAGAATATATGCTTCCGAAATCAGGTATTTATGATGCTCGATTAGTATTGGAGGGCAGCATATATAATTGTATGATTCATATATCAGAAAAAACTCTTAATATTTTAGAAGGTGCTGTGATTGGATTTGATGATATGAGTAGCGATGAGATCGCGAAAATAAAATTTATAAAGAGATTACCAATAAAAGATATAAAAAACTTTTTCGAAAATATGCAGTTAGCTATATAA
- a CDS encoding 4-hydroxy-tetrahydrodipicolinate synthase (product_source=KO:K01714; cath_funfam=3.20.20.70; cog=COG0329; ko=KO:K01714; pfam=PF00701; smart=SM01130; superfamily=51569; tigrfam=TIGR02313) has product MSYEEIKQRLKGSIAPVVTPFDQDGNIDFETMKGLINWQIESGSHGISVTGTSGEPSSLTIEERKQVMKMAKETVNGRVPFVPATGSTNHAEALELTKFAQEIGADAAMVIVPYYNKPSQHALYKHFKAIADSVDIPIIIYNIPGRTAMNLEVQTMARLAEDCSNIIGVKESNKDFEHVNRVLHACGRDFLLFSGIELLCYPMLAIGGAGSISATANIVPGKVAEMHNAWFEGDVKRAQDLHFELMELNDVLFIETNPGPVKAALGMLGKITPKLRLPLDLPSEENQEKIKQTLVKYQLLSKVKS; this is encoded by the coding sequence ATGTCTTACGAAGAAATAAAACAAAGATTAAAAGGTTCGATTGCACCAGTGGTGACACCTTTTGATCAAGATGGGAATATCGACTTTGAAACAATGAAAGGTTTAATTAATTGGCAAATTGAAAGCGGAAGTCACGGGATTTCTGTAACGGGAACATCAGGGGAACCGAGTTCTTTAACAATTGAAGAACGGAAACAAGTCATGAAGATGGCGAAAGAAACAGTAAACGGGCGTGTGCCATTTGTACCTGCAACTGGATCGACTAACCATGCTGAAGCTCTTGAATTAACGAAATTCGCTCAGGAAATTGGGGCAGATGCGGCAATGGTGATTGTTCCTTATTATAATAAGCCGTCGCAGCATGCATTATATAAACACTTTAAAGCTATCGCAGATTCTGTAGATATACCGATTATTATTTACAACATTCCAGGACGAACAGCCATGAATTTAGAAGTCCAAACGATGGCCCGTTTAGCAGAGGACTGTTCAAATATTATTGGTGTAAAAGAATCCAATAAAGACTTTGAACATGTAAACCGTGTACTGCACGCTTGCGGAAGAGACTTCCTCCTATTCTCTGGTATTGAGCTATTATGCTATCCAATGTTAGCTATTGGAGGAGCTGGATCTATTAGTGCAACAGCAAATATCGTTCCAGGAAAAGTAGCTGAAATGCATAATGCTTGGTTTGAAGGGGATGTGAAACGAGCTCAGGACCTTCATTTTGAATTAATGGAGTTAAATGATGTTTTATTTATTGAAACGAATCCAGGGCCAGTTAAGGCAGCATTAGGAATGCTTGGTAAAATTACACCAAAGCTCAGACTCCCACTTGACCTGCCATCAGAGGAAAATCAAGAAAAAATAAAGCAAACATTAGTGAAATATCAATTGTTAAGCAAAGTGAAAAGCTAA
- a CDS encoding 5-oxopent-3-ene-1,2,5-tricarboxylate decarboxylase/2-hydroxyhepta-2,4-diene-1,7-dioate isomerase (product_source=KO:K05921; cath_funfam=3.90.850.10; cog=COG0179; ko=KO:K05921; pfam=PF01557; superfamily=56529; tigrfam=TIGR02305), with translation MVKAFLKISGMPHITEAEVDPVNNTVILNGASYRANEILLEAPISGTIYGVLLNYEGEYEKYREKMEHPPYQEPPKAPILYIKPANTLNICGGSIPLPQDASHLQMGAALGVVFGKMATKVNVENALDYVVGYTIVNDVTIPHESIYRPAIKERARDGFSPIGPWVIDKKAIDNPNTLNIQVEVNGNLVQSNHTGNLIRPVEQLIADITDFMTFYQGDVLLVGVPENAPIVTAGDKVRIEIEGIGSLENSVVHENEWMRGALR, from the coding sequence ATGGTTAAGGCTTTTTTAAAAATATCGGGAATGCCTCATATAACGGAAGCTGAGGTAGACCCAGTAAACAATACAGTTATATTAAACGGTGCTTCTTATCGTGCTAATGAGATTTTATTGGAAGCGCCTATATCCGGTACGATATATGGGGTTTTGCTAAATTATGAAGGAGAATATGAAAAATATCGTGAAAAAATGGAACATCCTCCTTATCAAGAACCCCCGAAAGCTCCTATTTTATATATAAAGCCTGCCAATACATTAAACATTTGTGGAGGTTCGATCCCGTTGCCACAAGATGCGTCTCATTTACAAATGGGAGCAGCTCTGGGGGTTGTCTTTGGCAAAATGGCAACAAAGGTAAATGTAGAAAACGCCCTCGATTATGTGGTCGGTTATACGATTGTAAATGATGTTACGATTCCGCATGAAAGCATTTATCGTCCAGCTATAAAAGAACGGGCAAGAGATGGTTTTTCTCCGATTGGGCCATGGGTAATTGATAAAAAAGCAATCGACAATCCCAACACATTAAATATTCAAGTAGAAGTGAATGGAAATTTAGTTCAGAGCAATCATACAGGAAATTTAATACGTCCTGTTGAGCAGTTAATTGCTGATATTACTGATTTTATGACGTTTTATCAGGGAGATGTATTGTTAGTAGGAGTTCCCGAAAATGCCCCCATTGTGACAGCAGGAGATAAGGTGCGAATTGAAATTGAAGGTATTGGTAGTCTTGAAAATTCTGTTGTACATGAGAACGAATGGATGAGGGGGGCTTTAAGATGA